The following proteins are co-located in the Mus pahari chromosome 14, PAHARI_EIJ_v1.1, whole genome shotgun sequence genome:
- the Fam83g gene encoding protein FAM83G, translating into MAFSQVQCLDDNHVNWRSSESKPEFFYSEEQRLALEALVARGRDAFYEVLKRENIRDFLSELELSRIVEAIEVYDPGSEDPRVSGRRPELQDNGGADASEETSAAGGPPATAEPPPSLEYWPQKSDRSIPQLDLGWPDTIAYRGVTRASVYMQPPIDGQPHIKEVVRKMVSQAQKVIAVVMDMFTDVDIFKDLLDAGFKRKVAVYIIVDESNVKYFLHMCERARMHLGHLKNLRVRSSGGTEFFTRSATKFKGVLAQKFMFVDGDRAVCGSYSFTWSAARTDRNVISVLSGQVVEMFDRQFQELYLMSQSVSLKDIPMEKEPEPEPVVLPSVVPLVPTGTMAKKLVNPKYALVKAKSVDEIAKTSSDKQEVTRPPGLRGPAAAERPGDLSELLPPVHPGLLNLERANMFEYLPTWVEPDPEPGSDILGYINIIDPNIWNPQPNQMNRIKIRDTAHASAQHQLWKQSQGARPCPAPCPPPTPCPPPAPRDSQDVVPAENGFLQGNPEPQAPVPKPRTVPVASVLAQDGSDIGWALDTPEKKTPQNGIDPRLPSTASESEVPQQQQSSVTQDDPDGLETGLPNGLYDDEDDDDDYVTLSDQDSLSGSSGPGPGPGPGHRRPSVASSMSDEYFEVRERSVPLQRRHSEQMANGPGHPPRRQLSAPHVTRGTFGGPLNSPLWAQGRSREDVDASRIQGQRPVDRQAQGQHFHRHGSTTSRTPGPPRFRPAADGTQSSSKKASPASAGPHHWQPKGSPTPRMLPDPGSPRPTRNTRLRAELRTTEEHPSPFGIPYSKLSQSKHLKARAGGSQWAPSDSKRRARDHKEP; encoded by the exons ATGGCCTTCTCCCAGGTGCAGTGTCTGGACGACAACCACGTGAACTGGCGATCCAGCGAGTCGAAGCCCGAGTTCTTCTACAGCGAGGAGCAGAGGCTGGCCCTGGAGGCCCTGGTGGCCCGGGGTCGCGACGCCTTCTACGAGGTGCTGAAGCGCGAGAACATCCGCGACTTTCTTTCGGAGCTGGAGCTTTCGCGTATCGTGGAGGCCATCGAGGTGTACGACCCGGGCTCTGAGGACCCGCGGGTCTCGGGCCGCCGCCCCGAACTCCAGGACAACGGAGGCGCGGATGCCAGCGAGGAGACCAGTGCGGCGGGCGGGCCCCCAGCCACGGCCGAGCCGCCGCCCTCGCTGGAGTACTGGCCCCAGAAGTCGGATCGCTCCATCCCGCAGCTGGACCTGGGCTGGCCTGACACCATTGCCTACCGAGGTGTGACCCGGGCCAGCGTCTACATGCAGCCACCCATCGACGGGCAGCCGCACATCAAGGAGGTGGTGCGCAAGATGGTCAGCCAGGCGCAGAAG GTGATAGCTGTGGTCATGGACATGTTCACTGACGTGGACATCTTCAAGGATCTGCTGGATGCTGGCTTCAAGAGGAAGGTGGCTGTGTACATCATTGTTGATGAGAGTAATGTCAAGTATTTCCTGCACATGTGTGAGCGGGCCCGCATGCACCTGGGGCACCTCAAG AATCTCAGGGTACGCAGCAGCGGGGGAACCGAGTTCTTCACACGATCAGCCACCAAGTTCAAGGGTGTCCTGGCCCAGAAGTTCATGTTTGTGGATGGAGATCGGGCCGTGTGTGGCTCCTACAG CTTCACATGGTCAGCTGCAAGGACCGATCGGAATGTGATCTCTGTCCTGTCTGGTCAGGTAGTAGAGATGTTTGATCGGCAGTTCCAGGAGCTGTACCTTATGTCTCAGAGTGTCAGCCTCAAGGACATCCCCatggagaaggagccagagccagagcccgTTGTGCTACCATCTGTGGTACCTCTGGTACCCACGGGCACCATGGCCAAGAAGCTCGTCAACCCCAAGTACGCACTCGTTAAGGCCAAGAGTGTGGATGAGATCGCCAAGACCTCCTCTGACAAGCAGGAGGTTACAAGACCCCCTGGGCTCCGGGGCCCTGCAGCGGCTGAGCGCCCAGGGGATCTCTCTGAGCTGCTACCACCTGTCCACCCAGGGCTGCTCAACCTGGAGAGAGCCAACATGTTTGAGTACTTGCCCACGTGGGTGGAGCCAGATCCAGAGCCTGGCAGTGACATCCTGGGCTACATCAACATCATTGATCCCAACATCTGGAACCCCCAGCCCAACCAGATGAACCGCATCAAGATCCGTGACACAGCCCATGCCAGCGCCCAGCACCAGCTGTGGAAGCAGAGCCAGGGGGCCCGTCCCTGCCCAGCACCCTGCCCTCCCCCAACACCCTGCCCTCCCCCAGCACCCAGGGATTCCCAGGATGTGGTCCCAGCTGAGAACGGCTTCCTCCAGGGGAACCCTGAACCACAGGCTCCTGTACCTAAGCCCCGGACAGTCCCTGTGGCAAGTGTACTTGCCCAGGATGGTAGTGATATTGGCTGGGCCCTGGACACCCCAGAAAAGAAGACACCCCAAAATGGGATAGACCCCAGGCTACCAAGCACAGCCAGCGAAAGCGAGGTCCCACAACAGCAGCAGTCATCTGTGACGCAGGATGACCCTGATGGCCTGGAGACAGGACTCCCCAATGGGCTGTATGATGATGAGGATGACGATGACGACTATGTGACCCTCAGTGATCAGGACAGCCTCTCAGGCagctctggccctggccctggccctggccctggccaccGGCGACCCTCAGTGGCTTCATCCATGTCAGACGAGTACTTTGAGGTGAGGGAGCGATCAGTACCTCTCCAGAGACGCCACTCAGAGCAGATGGCCAATGGGCCAGGCCACCCACCCCGACGACAGCTGAGTGCCCCTCACGTAACCAGAGGAACCTTTGGTGGCCCCCTGAATAGCCCCCTGTGGGCCCAGGGTCGGAGCAGAGAAGATGTAGATGCATCAAGGATACAGGGACAACGCCCCGTGGACAGGCAGGCTCAG gGCCAGCATTTCCACCGACATGGAAGCACTACCTCAAGGACCCCAGGGCCTCCCCGTTTCCGGCCTGCTGCTGATGGTACCCAGAGCTCTTCCAAGAAAGCAAGCCCAGCTTCAGCAGGCCCCCACCACTGGCAGCCCAAGGGTAGCCCAACACCCAGAATGCTACCAGATCCTGGGAGCCCAAGGCCAACCCGAAACACTCGCCTCCGAGCAGAGCTCAGGACCACTGAGGAACATCCCAGTCCCTTCGGAATCCCATACTCCAAATTGTCTCAATCGAAGCACCTAAAGGCCAGGGCAGGTGGCAGCCAGTGGGCCCCGTCTGACTCTAAGCGCAGGGCCCGAGACCACAAGGAACCCTAG